A genomic window from Salvia hispanica cultivar TCC Black 2014 chromosome 5, UniMelb_Shisp_WGS_1.0, whole genome shotgun sequence includes:
- the LOC125187493 gene encoding adagio protein 1-like isoform X2 — MNRLRMTPIYGDDDTITHVIGIQVFTEATLDLGPLPGSSAKEYARASQRLRFNISSCEVVSGDIQNASRELCGIFQLSDEVIALKILSRLTPRDIASVGSVCQRFYELTKNEDLWRMVCQNAWGSETTRVLEMVPGAKRLGWGRLARELTTLEAAAWRKLTVGGAVEPSRCNFSACAVGNRVVLFGGEGVNMQPMNDTFVLDLNSTNPEWQHVKVSSPPPGRWGHTLSCVNGSHLVLFGGCGRQGLLNDVFLLDLDAKNLTWREISSMAPPLPRSWHSSCTLDGTKLIVSGGCADSGVLLSDTFLLDLSIEKPVWREIPVTWTPPSRLGHTLSVYGGRKILMFGGLAKSGPLRFRSSDVYTMDLSEDEPCWRFVTGSGMPGAGNPGGMAPPPRLDHVAVSLPGGRILVFGGSVAGLHSASQLYILDPTEEKPTWRILNVPGRPPRFAWGHSTCIVGGTRAIVLGGQTGEEWMLSDIHELSLASAVV, encoded by the coding sequence ATGAACCGGTTACGAATGACCCCAATTTACGGTGACGATGATACGATAACACATGTAATTGGCATACAAGTTTTTACAGAAGCAACTCTTGATCTCGGTCCCCTTCCTGGATCTTCAGCCAAGGAATATGCTAGAGCATCTCAAAGGctaagatttaatatttcatcttGTGAAGTGGTTTCAGGGGATATCCAGAATGCCAGCCGTGAGTTATGTGGTATATTCCAGTTGAGTGATGAGGTAATTGCTCTCAAGATTCTTTCTCGACTTACTCCTAGGGATATTGCATCAGTTGGCTCTGTTTGCCAACGGTTTTATGAGCTAACAAAGAATGAAGATCTTTGGCGAATGGTCTGTCAAAATGCATGGGGTAGCGAAACCACAAGGGTTCTTGAGATGGTGCCTGGTGCTAAAAGATTAGGCTGGGGTAGGTTGGCTAGGGAACTCACAACTCTCGAAGCTGCAGCATGGAGAAAGCTAACTGTCGGAGGTGCAGTAGAACCCTCACGTTGCAACTTCAGCGCATGTGCAGTTGGGAACCGTGTGGTGCTTTTTGGTGGCGAAGGTGTCAACATGCAACCTATGAACGACACCTTTGTACTGGACCTGAACTCTACTAATCCAGAGTGGCAACATGTGAAAGTGAGCTCTCCACCTCCTGGGCGGTGGGGTCACACACTTTCGTGTGTGAATGGTTCCCATCTTGTCCTGTTTGGTGGCTGTGGGAGACAAGGCCTACTCAATGATGTCTTCTTGTTGGACTTGGATGCGAAAAATCTTACGTGGCGTGAAATCTCAAGCATGGCACCGCCACTCCCGAGATCATGGCATAGCTCTTGCACCCTCGATGGGACCAAGTTAATAGTGTCCGGTGGCTGTGCGGACTCTGGAGTGCTTTTGAGTGATACCTTTCTCCTCGACCTGTCGATAGAGAAACCAGTGTGGCGAGAGATCCCTGTAACGTGGACTCCTCCTTCGCGTTTGGGCCACACACTATCTGTTTATGGTGGAAGGAAAATCTTGATGTTTGGAGGTCTTGCCAAGAGTGGCCCTCTCCGATTTCGATCTAGTGATGTTTACACCATGGATTTGAGTGAGGATGAGCCTTGTTGGAGATTCGTGACAGGGAGTGGGATGCCTGGTGCCGGGAATCCAGGGGGTATGGCGCCCCCTCCTCGACTGGATCACGTGGCAGTGAGTCTCCCAGGTGGTCGAATACTCGTTTTTGGTGGCTCCGTGGCCGGTCTCCACTCTGCTTCACAGCTATACATACTCGATCCCACCGAAGAGAAGCCAACATGGAGGATCCTAAACGTCCCCGGACGACCTCCTAGATTTGCATGGGGACACAGCACGTGCATCGTTGGAGGAACGAGAGCTATAGTTCTCGGAGGGCAGACCGGGGAAGAGTGGATGCTGAGTGACATTCACGAGCTCTCGCTAGCAAGCGCTGTCGTCTAA